One part of the Flavobacterium johnsoniae UW101 genome encodes these proteins:
- the rsmI gene encoding 16S rRNA (cytidine(1402)-2'-O)-methyltransferase, producing MSKLYIVPTPIGNLEDMTFRAIRVLKEVDLILAEDTRTSGKLLKHFEIGTHMHSHHMHNEHKTTENLIARLKAGETIALISDAGTPAISDPGFLLTRACVENKIEVECLPGATAFVPALVNSGLPNDKFVFEGFLPDKKGRQTRFLALAEETRTMILYVSPHKLVKTLAEFVQYFGEDRQVCVSRELSKLHEENVRGTAKEVLAHFEKTAPRGEIVVVVAGKTITKEAKKSKFSKDEE from the coding sequence ATGTCAAAATTATATATCGTTCCAACGCCAATTGGCAATCTTGAAGACATGACTTTTAGAGCCATTCGGGTTTTAAAAGAAGTCGATTTGATTTTGGCTGAAGACACCCGAACAAGCGGTAAACTCTTAAAGCATTTTGAAATTGGCACGCACATGCACAGCCATCACATGCATAACGAGCATAAAACTACCGAAAATTTAATTGCAAGATTAAAAGCCGGCGAGACTATTGCTTTAATTTCAGATGCAGGAACTCCGGCAATTTCAGATCCTGGATTTTTGCTGACACGTGCTTGTGTAGAAAATAAAATTGAAGTAGAATGTCTTCCAGGCGCAACGGCTTTTGTTCCCGCTCTTGTAAACAGCGGACTTCCAAATGATAAATTTGTTTTTGAAGGTTTTCTGCCTGATAAAAAAGGACGTCAGACTCGTTTTTTGGCTTTAGCCGAAGAAACCAGAACCATGATTTTATACGTTTCTCCGCATAAACTCGTTAAGACTTTAGCAGAATTTGTGCAATATTTTGGAGAGGACAGACAAGTCTGCGTTTCGAGAGAATTATCAAAATTACACGAAGAAAATGTGCGCGGAACAGCAAAAGAAGTTCTGGCGCATTTTGAAAAAACAGCACCACGCGGCGAAATCGTCGTTGTTGTTGCCGGAAAAACCATAACAAAAGAAGCTAAGAAAAGTAAATTTTCGAAGGACGAAGAATAA
- a CDS encoding HopJ type III effector protein produces MSIQAFLEKVKQTPTQITFPETIAVIEENYNFTPTAFQNGTQHNAAGENSGSCKLFSFAKLQNLSKEETLACFGAFYFEEVLGDPNGTNHQNIRNFINLGWDGIQFEGNALEAK; encoded by the coding sequence ATGAGCATTCAAGCCTTTTTAGAAAAAGTAAAACAAACACCAACACAAATTACATTTCCGGAAACCATTGCAGTAATTGAAGAAAATTACAACTTTACTCCAACTGCTTTTCAAAACGGAACACAACATAATGCAGCAGGAGAAAATTCAGGTTCTTGTAAATTATTTTCTTTCGCAAAACTGCAAAACTTAAGCAAAGAAGAAACTTTGGCTTGTTTTGGAGCATTTTATTTTGAAGAAGTTTTAGGCGATCCAAACGGAACGAATCACCAAAACATTAGAAATTTCATCAACTTAGGCTGGGACGGAATTCAATTCGAAGGAAATGCTTTAGAAGCAAAATAA
- the recJ gene encoding single-stranded-DNA-specific exonuclease RecJ, translated as MRWTLKPKPSEDKIKHLAQALNVEDFVATLLIQRGIETFEDAKNFFRPSLEHLHDPYLMKDMDKAVARIERAIENQENIMVFGDYDVDGTTAVSLVSSYLKSHYPHIATYIPDRYDEGYGISYKGIDYADDNGISLIIALDCGIKSIDHIAYAKAKNIDFIVCDHHRPGEILPDAVAVLDPKREDCSYPYDELCGCGVGFKLIQALGQNRNETIEDLVPYLDLVATAIAADIVPITGENRVLAYFGLKVINSEPRPGIKALVHQAKKKVLDITDVVFIISPRINAAGRIKHGNHAVELLTEFDLEQAQQFASEIEQYNADRKDLDKKITKEAFQQILQNNEEERFSTVVFQEDWHKGVIGIVASRLIETYYRPTLVFTKSGDKYAASARSVKGFDVYNALDACSEHLEQFGGHMYAAGMTLKAENYQLFKDAFEKCVQETIQPEMRTPEIEIDAEIDFSDITPKLIRILKQFEPFGPQNMTPVFMTKDIKDTGYAKTLGAEEEHLRLFVKQSLGTDGIAAIGFGLGKKLNIAQNQNPFQLAYTIAENEWNGNISTQLMLKDIRTDGRD; from the coding sequence ATGCGTTGGACTTTAAAACCAAAACCTTCTGAAGATAAAATCAAACATTTGGCGCAAGCCCTAAATGTAGAAGATTTTGTAGCAACGCTTTTGATTCAGCGCGGTATTGAAACATTTGAAGATGCTAAAAATTTCTTCCGTCCGTCTTTAGAACATCTTCACGATCCGTATTTGATGAAAGATATGGATAAAGCTGTTGCAAGAATTGAACGCGCCATTGAAAATCAGGAAAACATTATGGTTTTTGGCGATTATGATGTCGACGGAACAACAGCAGTTTCTTTGGTTTCATCATATTTAAAATCGCATTATCCTCACATTGCAACTTACATTCCAGATCGTTACGACGAAGGTTACGGAATCTCTTATAAAGGAATTGACTATGCAGACGATAACGGAATTTCTTTAATTATTGCTCTCGACTGCGGTATCAAATCGATCGATCATATCGCTTATGCAAAAGCCAAAAACATCGATTTCATTGTCTGCGATCACCACAGGCCCGGCGAAATTCTACCGGATGCTGTTGCCGTTTTAGATCCAAAAAGAGAAGACTGCTCCTACCCTTACGATGAGTTGTGTGGTTGCGGCGTTGGTTTTAAACTGATTCAGGCTTTGGGCCAAAACCGAAATGAAACGATTGAAGATTTAGTTCCGTATCTCGATCTGGTTGCTACTGCAATTGCGGCCGATATCGTTCCGATTACAGGAGAAAACCGCGTTCTGGCTTATTTTGGGCTGAAGGTAATTAACAGCGAACCGAGACCAGGCATTAAAGCTTTGGTCCATCAGGCAAAAAAGAAAGTTTTAGACATTACTGATGTCGTTTTTATTATTTCGCCAAGAATTAATGCTGCGGGAAGAATCAAACACGGCAATCACGCTGTCGAATTACTAACCGAATTTGATTTAGAACAAGCCCAGCAATTCGCTTCAGAAATTGAACAATACAATGCTGATCGAAAAGATTTAGACAAAAAAATCACGAAAGAAGCTTTTCAGCAGATTTTACAAAATAACGAAGAAGAACGTTTTTCTACTGTTGTTTTTCAGGAAGACTGGCACAAAGGCGTTATTGGAATTGTAGCTTCAAGATTAATAGAAACCTATTATCGACCGACTTTGGTTTTTACTAAAAGCGGCGACAAATATGCTGCTTCTGCAAGGTCTGTAAAAGGATTTGATGTTTACAATGCACTTGATGCATGTTCAGAACATTTAGAACAATTTGGAGGTCATATGTATGCAGCGGGAATGACTTTAAAAGCCGAAAATTATCAGCTTTTTAAAGATGCTTTTGAGAAATGCGTACAGGAAACCATTCAACCCGAAATGCGAACTCCAGAAATCGAAATTGATGCCGAAATTGACTTTTCGGATATTACTCCAAAACTAATTCGGATTCTAAAACAATTTGAGCCTTTTGGACCGCAGAATATGACTCCGGTTTTTATGACTAAAGACATTAAAGACACTGGTTATGCTAAAACTTTGGGCGCAGAAGAAGAGCATTTGAGACTTTTCGTTAAACAATCTCTCGGAACCGACGGAATCGCTGCAATTGGCTTTGGACTCGGAAAAAAATTAAATATAGCACAAAATCAAAATCCGTTTCAGCTGGCTTATACAATTGCCGAAAATGAATGGAACGGTAACATTTCAACTCAGCTTATGCTGAAAGACATTAGAACAGATGGAAGAGATTAA
- a CDS encoding MFS transporter, whose product MEEIKSNKPDPYQALRYREFNVFLLLRFAMVFAWSMQFIVIEWEVYSLTKNPLSLGIIGLMEVIPAVGMALFAGHIVDQKEKKGLLVKCILGFSIISFGLFLLTWPKVVGGWSSNIILYSIYALVFFGGLVRAFMGPTIFSLLSLIIPKKVYPNAATWSSSVWQIGAVMGPALAGFSINWIGVHWSMCLVFGFSILSLIALSQISAKPIINPKIGESIKDSLTEGLTFVFKNKIVLGALSLDMIAVLFGGAVALLPVFAQDILKVGSEGFGILRAAPAVGAFITMIVSAYVPLYKNAGKKLLIAIFVFGLSIILFGLSTYFWLSVFALFLSGLADGISVVIRQTILQLKTPDHMRGRVGAVNSIFVGSSNELGAFESGATAKLMGAVTSVVFGGSVTLLTVVFTALKSPTFRNLDLKRDMDEHHKLE is encoded by the coding sequence ATGGAAGAGATTAAATCGAACAAACCTGATCCGTATCAGGCATTGCGTTACAGAGAATTCAACGTATTTTTATTATTGCGTTTTGCGATGGTTTTTGCCTGGTCGATGCAGTTTATTGTAATCGAATGGGAAGTTTACAGCTTAACTAAAAATCCGCTTTCGCTTGGAATTATTGGTTTAATGGAAGTTATTCCGGCTGTTGGAATGGCATTGTTTGCAGGACATATTGTAGACCAGAAAGAAAAGAAAGGATTATTGGTAAAATGTATTTTAGGATTCTCGATAATCAGTTTTGGTCTATTCTTACTGACTTGGCCAAAAGTTGTTGGCGGCTGGTCTTCAAATATAATTCTATATTCAATTTACGCTTTAGTATTTTTTGGAGGCTTGGTTCGTGCTTTTATGGGACCAACTATCTTCTCTCTTTTATCTTTAATTATTCCTAAAAAAGTATATCCAAATGCCGCAACCTGGAGCAGTTCGGTTTGGCAGATTGGAGCTGTAATGGGACCAGCATTGGCAGGATTCTCAATTAACTGGATTGGCGTTCACTGGTCAATGTGTTTGGTTTTCGGATTCTCAATTCTTTCCTTAATTGCTTTATCGCAAATCAGTGCAAAACCAATCATCAATCCGAAGATTGGAGAATCAATTAAAGACAGCCTTACAGAAGGTTTAACATTTGTATTTAAAAACAAGATTGTTTTAGGTGCTTTATCTCTTGATATGATTGCTGTACTTTTTGGAGGAGCCGTTGCATTACTGCCTGTTTTTGCTCAGGATATTTTAAAAGTAGGTTCTGAAGGCTTCGGAATTTTAAGAGCTGCTCCTGCTGTGGGCGCTTTTATTACAATGATTGTTTCGGCTTATGTGCCTCTATATAAAAATGCAGGAAAGAAACTTCTAATTGCCATATTTGTTTTTGGATTATCAATCATTCTATTTGGTCTTTCAACTTATTTCTGGCTTTCTGTTTTTGCTTTATTTTTAAGCGGATTGGCAGATGGAATTTCGGTAGTAATCCGTCAAACGATTTTACAGCTTAAAACTCCGGATCATATGCGCGGACGTGTTGGCGCTGTAAATTCAATTTTTGTTGGATCTTCTAATGAACTAGGTGCTTTTGAAAGCGGTGCAACAGCTAAATTAATGGGCGCTGTAACATCGGTTGTTTTTGGTGGAAGTGTTACACTTTTAACTGTTGTTTTCACTGCATTAAAATCGCCGACTTTTAGAAATTTAGATTTGAAAAGAGATATGGATGAACATCATAAATTGGAATAG
- a CDS encoding alpha/beta fold hydrolase, protein MKSFFVSFFLMFCFFANAQNLYIKTYGNEKNKPVIFIHGGPSGNATLFEGTTAQKLADQGFYVIAYDRRGEGRSADPDAKFTYEEAFQDLNFIYKIYNLKKAVLLSHSFGGLVATLYANKYPQNVSALVLAGALFSQQETYDHILNTLKKKYNNDSEQLKRIHVVENLDKNSAEYRKKCFELAGENGFFKMPNPTAESKKLYTDYETGEFYKTNIRNKNAPLLFYQNEKQNNIDSRPFLKKIKAAGVPIYGIYGKQDGIFSLAQIKSIKDLAGEKHFAFLDNCSHYLFVDLQKEFLDNIKKWLK, encoded by the coding sequence ATGAAGTCATTTTTTGTTTCTTTTTTTCTCATGTTTTGCTTTTTCGCAAATGCACAAAACCTGTATATCAAAACGTACGGAAATGAAAAGAACAAACCCGTAATTTTTATTCATGGAGGCCCAAGCGGTAATGCAACTTTGTTTGAAGGAACGACAGCTCAAAAACTGGCCGATCAGGGATTTTATGTTATTGCATACGATCGTCGCGGCGAAGGAAGATCGGCAGATCCTGACGCAAAATTTACTTATGAAGAAGCTTTTCAGGATTTAAATTTTATTTACAAAATATACAATTTAAAGAAAGCTGTTTTACTCAGCCATAGTTTTGGCGGTTTGGTTGCGACACTTTATGCTAATAAATATCCGCAAAATGTGAGTGCTTTGGTTTTAGCAGGTGCTTTGTTTTCACAGCAGGAAACGTACGATCATATTTTAAATACACTGAAGAAAAAATACAACAATGATTCCGAACAATTAAAAAGAATACACGTTGTAGAAAATCTTGATAAAAATTCGGCCGAATATCGAAAAAAATGTTTTGAACTCGCAGGAGAAAACGGCTTTTTTAAAATGCCAAATCCAACTGCAGAATCTAAAAAGCTATATACCGATTATGAAACCGGGGAATTCTATAAAACCAATATTCGAAACAAAAACGCACCTTTACTTTTTTATCAAAACGAAAAGCAAAACAATATTGACAGCAGACCATTTTTAAAGAAAATAAAAGCTGCTGGAGTTCCTATTTATGGAATTTACGGGAAACAAGACGGCATTTTTTCATTGGCACAAATTAAATCCATTAAAGATCTGGCTGGCGAAAAACACTTCGCTTTTCTAGATAATTGTTCTCATTATTTATTTGTAGACCTGCAAAAAGAATTTCTTGATAACATAAAAAAATGGCTTAAATAA
- a CDS encoding cytochrome c3 family protein has product MKNTCIIIAFMVLSVFLTNCTNKSDEYIDPRGTNYAGSESCIQCHKAESESAFHSSHFKATSPALKENVLGHFSKGKNTFVYDKNTKLVMEERNDTLYQVLYKNNKEVEAYPFEVLFGVKHAQTSAYWKNHYTYELPVSYYKSLNSWATSPGYSATVPNFERKIEKECYGCHSSNIASRYITTSSDSITFTNMEVEDFMNPKTLIYGIDCERCHGPAKKHVQTHLKFPDLKLAQDIVSFKKLTRQQKIDACAICHSGNDKLKIKSRFEFRPGDNLLDYFRGVPGSNDNKVYDVHGNQLGLLSQSKCFKKNETMTCMNCHNPHENTSKSMVSYSKICMSCHQDPKHTPETLKTVSKTAMAENCIECHMPKQDSNAIRFQQSNTAAMSSYSLRTHKIGIYPANKK; this is encoded by the coding sequence ATGAAAAATACCTGCATTATTATTGCTTTTATGGTTTTGTCGGTTTTCTTAACAAACTGCACAAACAAATCAGATGAATACATTGATCCGCGTGGTACTAACTATGCCGGTTCAGAAAGCTGTATTCAATGTCATAAAGCAGAATCAGAATCTGCTTTTCACAGTTCACATTTTAAAGCAACTTCTCCCGCTCTTAAAGAAAACGTTTTGGGTCATTTTTCGAAAGGAAAAAACACTTTTGTATACGACAAAAACACCAAACTGGTGATGGAAGAGCGAAACGATACTTTATATCAGGTTTTATATAAAAACAATAAAGAAGTAGAAGCTTATCCTTTTGAGGTTTTATTTGGTGTTAAACATGCTCAAACCAGTGCATATTGGAAGAATCATTACACATACGAATTGCCTGTTTCTTATTATAAATCTTTGAACAGCTGGGCTACAAGTCCAGGATATTCGGCAACTGTACCAAATTTTGAGAGAAAGATTGAAAAAGAATGTTACGGCTGTCATAGTTCAAACATAGCAAGCAGATATATTACAACGAGTTCAGACAGCATTACGTTTACGAACATGGAAGTAGAAGACTTTATGAACCCAAAAACGTTAATCTATGGCATAGACTGCGAGCGATGCCACGGCCCGGCAAAAAAACATGTGCAGACTCATTTAAAGTTTCCTGATTTAAAACTGGCACAGGATATTGTTTCTTTTAAAAAATTAACCCGACAACAAAAAATAGATGCCTGTGCAATTTGTCATTCAGGAAATGATAAACTAAAAATAAAATCTCGTTTTGAGTTTAGACCCGGCGATAATCTTCTGGATTATTTTAGAGGCGTTCCGGGATCAAATGATAATAAAGTTTATGATGTTCACGGCAATCAGCTTGGATTATTATCTCAAAGTAAATGTTTCAAGAAAAACGAAACTATGACTTGTATGAACTGCCACAATCCGCATGAGAATACTTCTAAAAGCATGGTTTCATATTCTAAAATCTGTATGAGCTGTCATCAGGATCCAAAACACACTCCAGAAACCCTAAAAACTGTATCAAAAACAGCAATGGCAGAAAATTGCATAGAATGCCATATGCCAAAACAGGATTCAAATGCTATTCGATTTCAGCAGTCAAATACTGCCGCAATGTCTAGTTATTCTTTACGAACACACAAAATTGGAATTTACCCGGCTAATAAGAAGTAA
- a CDS encoding UDP-2,3-diacylglucosamine diphosphatase, with the protein MKKVYFASDQHFGAPTPELSLPREKKFVAWLDEVKEDAEAIFLLGDLFDFWFEYKTVVPKGFVRILGKLAEIRDSGIPIYFFVGNHDLWMNDYFETELNIPVYHDNKEFTFNGKTFLIGHGDGKGPGDKGYKRMKKVFTNPFSKWLFRWLHPDVGVSLAQYLSVKNKLISGDEDIKFLGEEKEWLILYAKRKLETKHYNYFIFGHRHLPMIRPVGENSEYVNLGDWIGYFTYGVFDGETFELKEYKK; encoded by the coding sequence ATGAAAAAAGTATATTTTGCTTCAGATCAGCATTTTGGTGCGCCGACTCCAGAATTGAGTTTACCGCGCGAAAAGAAATTCGTAGCCTGGCTTGATGAGGTTAAAGAAGATGCAGAAGCGATTTTTTTATTAGGAGATTTATTTGATTTTTGGTTTGAATATAAAACCGTTGTACCAAAAGGATTTGTTCGAATTTTAGGTAAACTGGCTGAAATTCGCGACAGCGGTATTCCCATTTATTTTTTTGTTGGAAATCATGATCTTTGGATGAATGATTATTTTGAAACCGAATTGAATATTCCGGTTTATCACGATAACAAAGAATTTACTTTTAACGGGAAGACCTTTTTAATTGGTCACGGAGACGGAAAAGGTCCAGGCGATAAAGGGTATAAAAGAATGAAAAAGGTATTTACAAATCCGTTTTCAAAATGGCTTTTCCGCTGGCTTCATCCAGATGTTGGTGTTAGTTTAGCACAATATTTATCAGTTAAAAATAAATTGATTTCTGGTGATGAAGATATTAAGTTTTTAGGTGAAGAAAAAGAATGGCTTATCTTGTATGCTAAACGAAAACTAGAAACCAAACATTATAATTATTTTATTTTTGGGCATCGTCATTTACCAATGATTCGTCCAGTTGGCGAAAATTCCGAGTATGTTAACCTGGGCGACTGGATTGGCTACTTTACTTATGGCGTTTTCGACGGAGAAACTTTCGAACTTAAGGAATACAAGAAATAA
- a CDS encoding 6-pyruvoyl trahydropterin synthase family protein: MSNIRITKQFSFETGHALYGYDGKCKNVHGHSYKLSVTVIGSPITDRSNVKFGMVIDFSDLKKIVKEEIVDQFDHATVFNQTTPHIELANELKNRGHHVILVDYQPTSENMVVDFAERIKNRLPVGISLFSLKLQETESSFAEWYASDNL; encoded by the coding sequence ATGAGTAATATCAGAATTACAAAACAATTTAGCTTCGAAACCGGGCATGCATTGTACGGTTACGACGGAAAATGCAAAAACGTTCACGGGCACAGTTATAAATTATCGGTAACGGTTATTGGTTCGCCAATTACAGACCGATCGAATGTAAAGTTCGGAATGGTAATTGACTTTTCTGATCTAAAGAAAATTGTAAAAGAAGAAATCGTCGATCAGTTTGATCATGCGACTGTTTTTAACCAAACGACACCGCATATAGAATTGGCAAATGAATTAAAAAATCGCGGCCATCATGTTATTTTAGTTGATTATCAGCCAACGAGTGAAAACATGGTTGTAGATTTTGCAGAAAGAATTAAAAACCGTCTGCCTGTTGGAATTTCTCTTTTCTCATTAAAACTTCAGGAAACAGAATCTTCGTTTGCAGAGTGGTACGCATCTGATAATTTGTAA
- a CDS encoding enoyl-CoA hydratase/isomerase family protein, which produces MSSEIIKGSLQTSFQNTIATVQFGHPASNSFPRELLDRLTSEINELSRNEKVSVIILKSEGAKAFCSGASFDELLQVENEEQGTEFFSGFAHLINAMRNCNKLIIGRVQGKAVGGGVGIISACDYVFATQESDIKLSELAIGIGPFVIEPAVSRKIGKTAMVEMTLTAHAWKSAEWAFQKGLYSVLSNAENLDAEVENFAQKLSSYNPESLKEMKKIIWEGTEQWESLLFERAAITGKLVLSDFSRNALLQFKK; this is translated from the coding sequence ATGAGTTCAGAAATTATAAAGGGTTCTTTACAAACCTCTTTTCAAAATACAATTGCCACGGTGCAGTTTGGACATCCGGCAAGTAATTCTTTCCCGCGTGAATTATTAGACCGACTTACATCTGAAATTAATGAATTAAGCCGAAATGAAAAAGTTTCGGTAATTATATTAAAAAGTGAAGGCGCAAAAGCATTTTGTTCAGGCGCTTCGTTTGATGAACTTTTGCAGGTAGAAAATGAAGAACAGGGAACTGAATTTTTCTCTGGTTTTGCACATTTAATAAATGCAATGCGCAATTGTAATAAGTTGATTATTGGCCGCGTTCAGGGAAAAGCTGTTGGAGGCGGTGTAGGAATTATATCTGCCTGTGATTATGTTTTTGCAACTCAAGAAAGTGATATAAAATTATCTGAACTTGCCATTGGCATTGGACCTTTTGTGATCGAACCGGCAGTTTCACGAAAAATAGGTAAAACAGCAATGGTCGAAATGACTTTGACGGCGCACGCATGGAAATCGGCAGAGTGGGCTTTTCAAAAAGGATTATATTCTGTTTTAAGCAATGCTGAAAATCTTGATGCCGAAGTTGAAAATTTTGCGCAAAAATTAAGTTCATACAATCCCGAATCTTTAAAAGAAATGAAAAAGATTATCTGGGAAGGTACAGAACAATGGGAATCTCTTTTGTTCGAACGTGCAGCTATTACAGGTAAACTCGTTTTATCTGATTTCAGCAGAAATGCTTTGTTACAGTTTAAAAAATAG
- a CDS encoding OmpH family outer membrane protein: MIKHKSSLLLIINSLLVFSLIFYVILTSFTSKTKIVYVDTTELFNGFSMTKELKSKGEKEFISKKIALDNLYSQIQSKSINASQKEVLMKQFIQEKEELEQFNQIYAATESSKIWSRINSYSEDFSKENNYDLIIGTENKTTVLYADEKITVTKELLTYINKRYEGLK, translated from the coding sequence ATGATAAAACACAAGAGCAGTTTGTTGCTCATTATCAATTCTTTACTAGTTTTCTCACTAATTTTTTATGTAATTCTGACAAGTTTTACATCTAAAACAAAAATAGTTTATGTAGATACTACAGAATTATTTAATGGTTTTTCAATGACCAAAGAATTAAAAAGTAAAGGAGAGAAAGAATTTATTTCAAAAAAAATTGCGCTTGATAATTTATATTCTCAAATACAATCAAAATCTATCAACGCATCTCAAAAAGAAGTTTTGATGAAGCAGTTTATCCAGGAAAAAGAAGAACTGGAACAATTTAATCAAATCTACGCTGCAACTGAATCTTCAAAAATCTGGTCACGCATCAATAGCTACTCAGAAGATTTTTCAAAAGAAAATAATTACGACTTAATAATTGGTACCGAAAATAAAACTACTGTTTTATATGCCGATGAAAAAATTACCGTAACAAAAGAATTACTTACTTATATAAACAAAAGATATGAAGGACTTAAATAA